The Deinococcota bacterium nucleotide sequence GGGCTCGAGCTTGGCGTGGGGCTCGAGCTTGCGCTACTTGTGAAGCTGCAACTCCTCGCGGATGACCCGGCGCAAGGTCTGCTCGAGGTCTCCATCCTGCTGCTGTACGTGCTCGCGCAAGGCTTCGTTGATAAGCGTCTGATAGTTGCCGCCGCCAGCTTGGTGTACCTTCTGGCGAAACCAGTCGAGAATATCGGTGTCAATCCGAATGGTGATGCGCGTCTTGTTGCCTGTGGGCGGGACTACAGCACCCTGCTGCGCCCCTTCAAAGTCATACTCTCTTCCGTTCATATACCCTCCTTTCTGCTTTGCTGGCTGGTCGCGCCGAAATCAAGCGGATGCTGTCACGCCTGTGGGTATAAACAACCACGAGTACACGACCGAGAAAATCCACGCCAGCCGTGACCAACCGCTCTTCACCTGCTTCATCGTCTGCTCTCAGCGTGAGAGCGGAAGGATCCTCGAGTACGGTAACGGCATCGGCAAAATCAATGCCGTGCTTATCGAGGTTTGTGGCAGCCTTCTGCGGATCCCATGCATACCTCACAAGCGTATTGTACGCACATCTGATGCACAAACCAAGTAAATTTGGTCCCGAGCCCTCTATCTTTTTGCGCTTCATGCTGTGGCTAGACTTTAGGCTCGAGCAGCGTATGAGACTTGTGGTAGGGCTCGAGGATGATGGGCCCCGGCTTGGGGCGGGGCTCGAGGGTTTGGGATAGGCTCGAGGATGCTAAGGTAGAGGCGTGCACGTTAGGCTCCACCCTCATGCTCAGCAGCGCCTGTTGGAGTGAGGAGCATCGTTAGAAGAGGTAGTGGCAACCGTTGAAAAGGGCGAGGAGTTTCCGGCAAAGTTAGGGAGGACTGGCTTTCGGCGCAATTTTCCCTTTGAGACCGTATGGCGGGGTCAGTTTTACCGGACGAAGCAACTGGAGACTTATGCGGTAAAAGAAGGGGATGACTGGCTGGTCATCACGGTCATTACGCGATTCTTTTAGCAGCGGAGGTGCGCGGTGAAGCTTAGTTACGACGCTCGTTACAATATCGCTTACCTGCATTTAAAGGACAAGCGTGAAGAGGTGGAGTCTTTAAAGATAAGCGATGAGCTTATCATCGACTTGGCGCCCGATGGCACGGTTTATGGTATCGAATTCTTGGATGCCAATGAGCAGCTAAAGCAGGATTTTGGGAAACTGCTCTTTATCAATGAGGCAACAGGAGAGCGTGCCGAGTTGCCGCTACAGGGCCGCCCTCAGGAGGGTAGGACTTGAGCTTGTTGAGGGTGGGGTCCCTGCTTGGCGTAGGGCTCGAGGTTACATGGGTGGGCTCGAGGCTGAATGGGCTCGAGCTTAATGTGGGGGCTCGAGGATGGGGCTCGAGCTTGGGGTGGGGCTCGAGCTTTAGCGGATAATGCCCTCGCGCTTTTCTTCTTCGTAAAGGCGCTCGAGGACGAACTCCTTGAGGAGCGTCTGATAACCCATGCCCTTCTTGCCGGCCAGCTTTTTGAGGCGCGTGAGCGTGTCGTCCTCGAAACGAATCGAGGTGATACTCGAGCGGGTCTTGGGCCTGGGGAGTGGCAACTCGGGGTCAGGTTCGGCTAGTGCCATCATCTCTTCGCTCCACACATGGGTTTTCCAGAAGTCGTGCTCTTCGGCTTCACTCTTAAACTCGGGAATGTCTTTGTGGCTGTAGATGATGGTCATGCCGTCTTCGCTCCTCTGGGCTTGCTTGGCGTTTGTTTGGCTCATCGTCTGTACCTCCTTTTCTCGCTTACCTTGGCGTCGCGGGCGGTGACGACGCGAATCTTGCCGTTGCGGCGGGTGTAGATGACATAAATAATCCGTCCGGCGTCGGTGGTGCTAATAAGGGCGTGGCGTCCTTCGCCACGAATGTTATAAGCGGGGGCGGGAACATTGCGGTTATAGAAGGCATCTTCTACATTGTCTGGGTCGAGATCGTGTTCGGCGATATGCTCGAAATTATGCTCGTCCCAATCAAAAATCATGGCAAAAGTATAAACGATTATAAATACAAGAGCCCGACAGGCAGAGAATTTGGGGCTCGAGGGAATTAGAGCAGCTTGTAAACGTCTCGACGGTGACGAATAAAGAGCACGTCTAGGGTACGGGTGCTGTCGTCAAGCGTATAGATGATGCGGTAGTCACCGAGCCTAAGCCGGTACATGTTCTCTTCACCTTGAATTTTTGCTGTGCCTCGAGGTCGTGGTTCAGTAGAGAGCTTGTCTAGTAAAGCTTGAACGCGCCCTAGCATGTTCTTGGGGAGGGAGCGTAAGTCTTTGATGGCAGTGCGTTTGAGCGTGATCCTATAGGAGGCCATCACGCTTTAATTCCTGCTTCACCTCTTCCCAGGGGATACTCTCTTCATCTTTGACATTGGCCGCCGTTCTCAGGTCGTAGAGGTCCTCGAGTAACCTTTCATACTCATCAACAGGCAGAATGACTTTGGTTTTGCGGCCTTTGGCGTCCACAATGTATTCAGGCTCTAGGGTCTTTGCCATGACACCAGTATAGGCCAAAAGGGAGAGGCTGCCGGGTTCTTGGGCCAGGTCTCGAGCGGTTTATGGGACTTGGGGCAGGACTCGAGCTTCTTGCAGTGGGGCTACTGGGGCTCGAGGCAGGAGCAAGAGCTACAGGAGTTTGCGGAACTCTTGGGCGGTAAGTCCTGCATCCCGCACAATCCCACCCATGGTATAGGCGTTCACCGGGTTATGGCGAGGGATGGTCGGCTGTGGCCGGGTGACGTATAGCCGGCGTGAGTCGTTTTAAGCTTTCCGTCACCGCCCCCGCCACGCGCCGGGCGTCCCTCACGCAGTCGTTTAGCCCTACCCCGTAATAGGCATTGCCCGTGACAAAGAGCGAGCGTCCTGCCAGTGCCGCCATCACCCGCGCGACCCTGGCGCGGTGTCCCAGCTCGTACTGGGGGATGCCCCGCGGCCAGGGAACCCTTTCGGCCAGCTCGGGCTTCGCGGTGATGCCCATGCTGAGCGCGAGGTCACGGCGCACCGCCTCGAGCGCCTCGTCTTCAGTGAGTGCCGCGAAGCCGGGGTCCAGGCTGCCCCCGGCGATTACCCGCAGCAGCACCCGGTCCTCCGGCGCCTGGTCCGGAAAGAGGCTCGAGGCGTAGAGCACGCCGAGGATCCTGAGGCCTTCGCCGCGAGGAACCAGAAAGCCGAAGCCGTCCAGGAGCCGGGGCACGTCGATGCGGTGGTAGCCGAGGCCGTAGACGACCACATCCGCGTAGGAGATTCGCCGCAGCTCGGCGGCCGCCTCCGGCACCAGCGACGCCAGCAGCGCCGCGCTCACGAAGGCGGGCGTCGCCAGGACCACCGCGCTCGCCCCCAAGCGCTCGCCGGACTCGAGGCACACCGTATAGCCTTTGGCCGACTTAAGGATGGCGGTGACGCCCGCCTCCGTCTGCAGCGACCCGCCAAGACGCTCCCGCAGCGCGTCGCTCAGCCTCTGCACCCCGCCCCTGAAGCTCGTCAGGCGGCCCTCACCCCGCTGCCGCTTCTCCCTCCCCGCCCGGACGAGCGCGCGCAGCAGGCTGCCGCCTTGCCGCTCCAGCTCGCGCAGCCTGGGAAAGAGCGCGTCCAGGCTCACCTTGCGAGCGTCCCCCGCGGTGACGCCGAGGACCATCGGTCCGGCCAGGGTCTCGGCAAAGGCCTCGCCGAAGTGCCGCGCCACGAAAGTATGGACCGTCTCCTCCTCCTCACGGGCTTTGGCGAAGACTTCCGCCGCCGCGCGCAGCTTGGCGGCGGGGGAGAGCAACTCGCTCCTCAAAAAGGCCGGCGGTGAGGTGGGCAGGCTGCGGAGGCTGCCGTCCTTGTAGAGCAGGCGGTGTTTGGCCGCGTCGGCGGCGGGCTGGAGCTCAGCCTCCAAGCCCAGCGACCTGGCGAGTTCCACGGTCTCGGGGACGTTGCTGAGAAAGCCGTTCGGCCCCCAGTCGAGGGTGTAGCCGCCGTGCCTGCTCGAGCGCAGCTTGCCCCCGGCCTCGGCCTGCTGCTCGAGCACGGTCGCCTCCAGCTCGGGCCGTCCCTCCTTGAGGTAGTGCGCTACGCTCAGGCCCGAGATGCCGCCACCGACGATGACTACGTCGTGAGTCTTCATGGCTCAAGCATACGAAATGAGCTCTTCCCTTGCCTTCTTGGCCATGACCCTTCCCAGCCATGACCCTTCCCAGCCATGACCGGCGCTGCTATGCTTGCACAGGAGGTCCACCATGAAGCTCGAGCACGTCGCCCTAAATGTCCCGGATGCCCAAGCCGCCGCGGCCTGGTACCAAACGCACCTGAACTTGCGCGTCGTCAAGGCGAGTAGCGCCAGTCCCTACATCCACTTTCTCGCCGACGAGGCGGGCAGCATGCTCGAGCTCTACAGTAATCCGGCCGCGCCGATGCCCGACTACGCCGTGCAAGACCCGGTCACGCTGCACCTGGCCTTTCTCGCCCAGGACATCGCGGGGGAGCGAGAACGGCTCCTGGCTGCCGGCGCCAGGGCCGACGGCGACATCGACACCACCCCGGCGGGAGACCAGATCGCCTTCCTGCGCGACCCTTGGGGCGTTACCTTGCAGCTCGTCAAGCGCGTGCAGCCGCTGCGCTAAGGCGCCTGGGGCCTATCACGGCTCCACCCGCCCGCAGGGCAGGGCGCCGGAACGCCCCGCCGCCGGTCTCGAGCTAGCTGCGGACGACGATGTTCACCAGCCGCCCCGGCACTACGATTTCCTTGACGATGTCCGCGCCCGCTAAGTAGCGCGCGACGTTGGGCGCGGCCTTGGCGCTAGCCAGGATGCTCGCCCTGGCGGCGTCCTTGGGCACGGTGACCTCGCCGCGGCGCTTGCCGTTCACCTGCACCGCCAGGGTCACGGTGTCGCGCGTCAAGGCACCCTCGTCGTAGTCCGGCCAGCCTTGCAGGTGGACCGAGCCCTCACGGCCGCCGCGCTGCCACAGTTCCTCGGCGATGTGCGGGGCGATCGGCGCCAGCATTTTGATCAACGCTTCGCCGCCCTCTTGCCACTCGGGCGTCGCCATGACGGCGCGGCTCTTGGCCCTGTTCATGCTGTTGACCAGGGTCATCAGCTCGGCGATGGCGGTGTTGAAGCGGAAGCCCTCCATGTCCTCGCCGGCCTCCTTGAT carries:
- a CDS encoding BrnA antitoxin family protein, whose translation is MNGREYDFEGAQQGAVVPPTGNKTRITIRIDTDILDWFRQKVHQAGGGNYQTLINEALREHVQQQDGDLEQTLRRVIREELQLHK
- a CDS encoding BrnT family toxin codes for the protein MRYAWDPQKAATNLDKHGIDFADAVTVLEDPSALTLRADDEAGEERLVTAGVDFLGRVLVVVYTHRRDSIRLISARPASKAERRVYERKRV
- a CDS encoding DUF2283 domain-containing protein, encoding MKLSYDARYNIAYLHLKDKREEVESLKISDELIIDLAPDGTVYGIEFLDANEQLKQDFGKLLFINEATGERAELPLQGRPQEGRT
- a CDS encoding BrnA antitoxin family protein; the encoded protein is MSQTNAKQAQRSEDGMTIIYSHKDIPEFKSEAEEHDFWKTHVWSEEMMALAEPDPELPLPRPKTRSSITSIRFEDDTLTRLKKLAGKKGMGYQTLLKEFVLERLYEEEKREGIIR
- a CDS encoding BrnT family toxin; the encoded protein is MIFDWDEHNFEHIAEHDLDPDNVEDAFYNRNVPAPAYNIRGEGRHALISTTDAGRIIYVIYTRRNGKIRVVTARDAKVSEKRRYRR
- a CDS encoding type II toxin-antitoxin system RelE/ParE family toxin, encoding MLGRVQALLDKLSTEPRPRGTAKIQGEENMYRLRLGDYRIIYTLDDSTRTLDVLFIRHRRDVYKLL
- the hemG gene encoding protoporphyrinogen oxidase yields the protein MKTHDVVIVGGGISGLSVAHYLKEGRPELEATVLEQQAEAGGKLRSSRHGGYTLDWGPNGFLSNVPETVELARSLGLEAELQPAADAAKHRLLYKDGSLRSLPTSPPAFLRSELLSPAAKLRAAAEVFAKAREEEETVHTFVARHFGEAFAETLAGPMVLGVTAGDARKVSLDALFPRLRELERQGGSLLRALVRAGREKRQRGEGRLTSFRGGVQRLSDALRERLGGSLQTEAGVTAILKSAKGYTVCLESGERLGASAVVLATPAFVSAALLASLVPEAAAELRRISYADVVVYGLGYHRIDVPRLLDGFGFLVPRGEGLRILGVLYASSLFPDQAPEDRVLLRVIAGGSLDPGFAALTEDEALEAVRRDLALSMGITAKPELAERVPWPRGIPQYELGHRARVARVMAALAGRSLFVTGNAYYGVGLNDCVRDARRVAGAVTESLKRLTPAIRHPATADHPSP
- a CDS encoding VOC family protein; its protein translation is MKLEHVALNVPDAQAAAAWYQTHLNLRVVKASSASPYIHFLADEAGSMLELYSNPAAPMPDYAVQDPVTLHLAFLAQDIAGERERLLAAGARADGDIDTTPAGDQIAFLRDPWGVTLQLVKRVQPLR